A window of Aeromicrobium sp. A1-2 contains these coding sequences:
- the leuD gene encoding 3-isopropylmalate dehydratase small subunit, with product MEKFSSHTGVGAPLRRSNVDTDQIIPAVWLKKVTRDGFEEGLFSAWRSDPAFVLNQDAYKDATVLVAGPDFGTGSSREHAVWALQNYGFKVVISPRFGDIFRGNSGKAGLLAAEVDDKVVQRLWDYLDENPGGSITIDLESRTVKAGEGADAIEDSFTIDDYTRWRLLEGLDDIGITLGHAADIETYEATRPSFKPATL from the coding sequence ATGGAGAAGTTCTCCTCGCACACTGGAGTCGGAGCGCCGCTGCGGCGCAGCAACGTCGACACCGACCAGATCATCCCTGCGGTGTGGCTCAAGAAGGTCACCCGCGACGGCTTCGAGGAAGGTCTGTTCTCGGCCTGGCGAAGCGACCCGGCCTTCGTGCTCAACCAAGACGCGTACAAGGACGCCACGGTGCTGGTCGCCGGTCCCGACTTCGGCACCGGCTCGTCCCGCGAGCACGCCGTCTGGGCGCTGCAGAACTATGGCTTCAAGGTCGTCATCTCGCCGCGCTTCGGTGACATCTTCCGGGGCAACTCCGGCAAGGCCGGGCTGCTGGCCGCCGAGGTCGACGACAAGGTCGTCCAGCGGCTGTGGGACTACCTCGACGAGAACCCGGGTGGGTCGATCACGATCGATCTCGAGTCGCGCACGGTCAAGGCCGGCGAGGGCGCCGATGCGATCGAGGACTCTTTCACGATCGACGACTACACCCGCTGGCGTCTGCTCGAGGGCCTGGACGACATCGGTATCACGCTGGGCCACGCGGCGGACATCGAGACGTACGAGGCCACCCGCCCCAGCTTCAAACCCGCCACCCTCTAA
- a CDS encoding cold-shock protein, translating to MQGTVATFDQTTRSGKLLTDEGMPLEFPASSLAEHIRHLRVGQRVFVETDGTTVTSIKIWN from the coding sequence ATGCAGGGCACCGTCGCGACCTTCGACCAGACCACCCGGAGCGGAAAGCTCCTGACCGACGAGGGCATGCCACTGGAGTTCCCCGCCTCGTCGCTGGCCGAGCACATCCGGCACCTGCGCGTGGGTCAGCGCGTGTTCGTCGAGACCGACGGCACCACCGTGACGTCCATCAAGATCTGGAACTAA
- a CDS encoding 1-acyl-sn-glycerol-3-phosphate acyltransferase, whose amino-acid sequence MVRRPVPTTVRVIRFFLRPLLMLVTRRDWQGMEHLPDGGFVLAPNHISHLDPFLISHFMLDNGIAPQFLAKDTLVGAKGYGWILRSAEQIPVYRDTEGAAESLRAAATAVEAGRVVTIYPEGTITRDPAAWPMSGRTGAVRVALMTGRPLVPLMQWGPQEILWPYAKRVRLFPRATIHIRVGAPIDLTDFADQEVTEQVLHDATDRLMNTLSAMMSEVRGEVPSTPRIDVHTLGKPKTNYK is encoded by the coding sequence ATGGTGAGACGTCCCGTGCCCACGACCGTCCGGGTCATCAGATTCTTCCTCAGGCCACTGCTGATGCTGGTGACGAGGCGGGACTGGCAAGGCATGGAGCACCTGCCGGACGGCGGATTCGTGCTCGCGCCCAACCACATCTCGCACCTCGACCCGTTCCTGATCTCGCACTTCATGCTGGACAACGGCATCGCGCCGCAGTTCCTCGCCAAGGACACGCTGGTCGGCGCCAAAGGATACGGCTGGATCCTGCGGTCCGCCGAGCAGATCCCGGTCTACCGCGACACCGAAGGCGCTGCCGAGTCGCTGCGCGCGGCGGCAACGGCCGTCGAAGCCGGTCGGGTCGTCACGATCTACCCCGAGGGCACGATCACCCGAGACCCGGCTGCCTGGCCCATGAGCGGCCGCACGGGAGCCGTACGCGTCGCACTGATGACCGGGCGGCCATTGGTGCCGCTGATGCAGTGGGGGCCCCAGGAGATCCTGTGGCCGTATGCCAAACGGGTCCGGCTGTTCCCCCGCGCGACGATCCACATCCGAGTCGGTGCGCCGATCGACCTGACCGACTTCGCCGACCAGGAGGTCACCGAGCAGGTGCTCCACGACGCGACCGACCGACTGATGAACACGCTGAGTGCCATGATGTCCGAAGTGCGTGGTGAGGTCCCCTCGACACCTCGCATCGATGTGCATACCTTGGGCAAGCCGAAGACCAACTACAAGTGA
- a CDS encoding NAD(P)H-dependent glycerol-3-phosphate dehydrogenase: MAQTAVMGAGSWGTAFAMVLADAGNDVRLWGRRPELCEAINTTHQNPDYLPGVELPKVITATSDPAEAMAGAEIVVLAVPSQQLRANLESWSEHVPPDAIFVSLMKGVELGTHKRMSEVIAEITGAGPERIAVVSGPNLAREIANREPAASVVACVDQAVSERLQKACHTASFRPYSMTDVIGCELAGTAKNIIGLAVGVCVGLGYGDNTKASVITRGLAETARLGAAIGADPVTFMGLAGMGDLVATCSSPLSRNRTFGEKLGQGMTVAEVAAQTNQVAEGVKSCVSVSELAKLHGVEMPIVEHVAALIAGELSPADLVSRLISRQAKPETV, encoded by the coding sequence ATGGCGCAGACAGCCGTGATGGGCGCAGGATCCTGGGGCACGGCATTCGCGATGGTGCTGGCCGACGCCGGCAACGACGTACGCCTGTGGGGTCGCCGGCCTGAGCTCTGTGAAGCCATCAACACGACCCACCAGAACCCCGACTACCTCCCCGGCGTCGAGCTGCCGAAGGTCATCACGGCTACCTCCGACCCGGCCGAGGCAATGGCTGGTGCCGAGATCGTGGTCCTGGCCGTCCCGTCCCAGCAGCTCCGCGCCAACCTCGAGTCGTGGAGCGAGCACGTGCCGCCCGACGCGATCTTCGTGAGCCTCATGAAGGGCGTCGAGCTCGGCACCCACAAGCGGATGAGCGAGGTCATCGCCGAGATCACCGGCGCTGGTCCCGAGCGTATTGCGGTCGTCTCCGGCCCCAACCTGGCCCGGGAGATCGCCAACCGCGAGCCCGCTGCCAGTGTCGTGGCGTGCGTCGACCAGGCCGTCTCCGAACGGCTGCAGAAGGCGTGTCACACCGCGTCGTTCCGCCCGTACTCCATGACCGACGTGATCGGCTGCGAGCTGGCTGGCACCGCCAAGAACATCATCGGGCTCGCGGTCGGCGTGTGCGTCGGTCTGGGCTACGGCGACAACACCAAGGCCTCGGTCATCACCCGCGGTCTGGCCGAGACCGCGCGCCTCGGCGCCGCGATCGGCGCCGACCCCGTGACGTTCATGGGCCTGGCCGGCATGGGTGACCTGGTCGCAACCTGCTCGTCGCCGCTGTCACGCAACCGTACGTTCGGCGAGAAGCTCGGCCAGGGCATGACCGTCGCCGAGGTCGCGGCGCAGACCAATCAGGTCGCCGAAGGCGTCAAGTCCTGCGTGTCGGTCAGTGAGCTCGCCAAGCTCCACGGCGTCGAGATGCCGATCGTCGAGCACGTCGCGGCATTGATCGCGGGCGAGCTGAGCCCCGCCGACCTGGTGTCGAGACTGATCTCGCGGCAGGCCAAGCCCGAGACGGTCTAG
- a CDS encoding PLP-dependent aspartate aminotransferase family protein — MHGHELSPSTIAVGAGRPNRVPGGPLNTPITLASALVPGGASEYGRHGNPTWESFEAVLGALEGGRALAFASGIAATTALFDLVPGRAAVVAPRHAYYGTINQLKERARRGLIELRLVDIDNTQQVVDACEGAALVWIESPTNPALEIADIAAIAQAASAGGTAVAVDNTFATPLRQKPLEQGADFVVHSASKLLSGHSDVILGAVVTNSDRAYAAIEKRRSVLGAIPGAMETWLATRGMRTLHVRLDRAEANARELHKRLSASDRVVYSRYPGFGTIIAFEVVGGAAVAQKMTEQSDVITYATSLGGVESTWERRRRHAGEPESVPEGLIRFSVGIEDVEDLWLDIQTALAAFA; from the coding sequence ATGCACGGACACGAACTTTCGCCCTCGACCATTGCCGTCGGTGCTGGGCGTCCGAACCGGGTCCCGGGGGGACCACTCAACACGCCCATCACGCTCGCCAGCGCGCTGGTGCCCGGTGGCGCCTCGGAATACGGCCGCCACGGTAATCCCACCTGGGAGTCGTTCGAGGCGGTGCTCGGCGCGCTCGAAGGCGGTCGGGCGCTGGCCTTCGCCTCGGGCATCGCTGCCACGACGGCGCTGTTCGACCTGGTGCCCGGCAGAGCTGCCGTGGTGGCGCCGAGGCATGCGTACTACGGCACGATCAACCAGCTGAAGGAACGCGCCCGGCGCGGACTGATCGAGCTCAGGCTCGTCGACATCGACAACACCCAGCAGGTCGTCGACGCCTGCGAGGGTGCTGCGCTGGTGTGGATCGAGTCTCCGACCAATCCTGCTCTCGAAATCGCCGACATCGCGGCGATCGCGCAGGCCGCATCCGCAGGCGGCACCGCGGTCGCGGTCGACAACACCTTCGCCACTCCCCTGCGCCAGAAGCCGCTCGAGCAGGGCGCGGACTTCGTCGTGCACTCGGCCTCGAAGCTGCTTTCCGGGCACAGCGACGTGATCCTCGGTGCCGTCGTGACCAACAGCGATCGGGCGTACGCCGCCATCGAGAAACGGCGCAGCGTGCTCGGCGCAATCCCGGGGGCCATGGAGACCTGGCTCGCAACACGTGGCATGCGGACGCTCCACGTGCGGCTGGACCGGGCCGAGGCCAACGCTCGCGAGCTGCACAAACGACTATCGGCCTCGGACCGCGTCGTGTACTCCCGCTACCCCGGATTCGGCACGATCATCGCGTTCGAAGTCGTCGGCGGCGCCGCGGTCGCGCAGAAGATGACCGAGCAGAGCGACGTCATCACGTACGCGACGAGCCTCGGTGGCGTCGAGTCGACGTGGGAACGTCGCCGCCGCCACGCCGGAGAGCCCGAGAGCGTGCCCGAGGGCCTGATCCGGTTCTCGGTCGGCATCGAGGACGTCGAGGACCTCTGGCTCGACATCCAGACCGCACTCGCGGCGTTCGCCTAG
- a CDS encoding D-alanine--D-alanine ligase family protein codes for MSLSVDTSVGRPRLAVIFGGRSSEHGVSCLTAREVIAAIDGERYDIRPIGITRDGRWVEETAEWPDLLAGQLPEVRADRPAFRWEELGDFDAVFPLLHGPWGEDGTIQGLLEMADVRYVGAGVLSSAVSMDKPFTKTVFSAAGLPQIPYVTVLPWQWKRERDRVEARIRALGLPIFVKPARAGSSSGVTMVETWSELDVAIGKAREFDPKVIVEAAALGKRELECAVMQQPDGKPVASVVGEITVAAESSHEFYDFEAKYLDGTSLNVVPADISETLRERIRTYAVQAFEAVGCEGLARVDFFSTDDGLVINEINTMPGFTPYSMFPVLWEASGVSYPELVDRLIQLALHRDKGLR; via the coding sequence ATGAGCCTCTCGGTGGACACTTCAGTCGGTAGACCGCGCCTTGCCGTCATTTTTGGCGGCCGTTCCAGTGAGCATGGCGTCTCGTGCCTCACTGCTCGCGAGGTGATCGCGGCGATCGACGGCGAACGGTACGACATCCGGCCGATCGGGATCACTCGTGACGGGCGCTGGGTCGAGGAGACCGCCGAGTGGCCTGATCTCCTGGCCGGCCAGCTCCCGGAGGTGCGCGCCGACCGTCCGGCGTTCCGGTGGGAGGAGCTCGGAGACTTCGACGCGGTGTTCCCCCTCCTGCACGGTCCGTGGGGCGAGGACGGCACGATCCAGGGCCTGCTCGAGATGGCCGACGTGCGGTACGTCGGCGCCGGGGTGCTGTCCAGCGCTGTCAGCATGGACAAGCCGTTCACCAAGACGGTGTTCTCCGCGGCCGGCCTGCCCCAGATCCCGTACGTCACGGTGCTGCCATGGCAGTGGAAGCGCGAGCGCGACCGGGTCGAGGCGCGGATCCGCGCCCTGGGGCTGCCGATCTTCGTCAAGCCCGCACGCGCCGGGTCCAGCTCGGGCGTCACGATGGTCGAGACGTGGAGCGAGCTCGACGTCGCGATCGGCAAGGCCCGGGAGTTCGACCCCAAGGTCATCGTCGAGGCCGCAGCTCTGGGCAAACGCGAGCTCGAGTGCGCCGTGATGCAGCAGCCCGACGGCAAACCCGTCGCGAGCGTCGTCGGCGAGATCACGGTCGCCGCGGAGTCGAGCCACGAGTTCTACGACTTCGAGGCGAAGTACCTCGACGGCACGAGTCTCAACGTCGTGCCCGCCGACATCTCCGAGACGCTGCGCGAACGTATTCGCACGTACGCGGTGCAGGCCTTCGAGGCGGTCGGTTGCGAGGGCCTGGCGCGCGTGGACTTCTTCTCGACCGACGACGGGTTGGTCATCAACGAGATCAACACGATGCCCGGCTTCACGCCGTACTCGATGTTCCCCGTGCTGTGGGAGGCCAGCGGTGTCTCCTACCCCGAGCTGGTGGACCGGCTGATCCAGCTCGCGCTGCACCGCGACAAAGGTCTTCGCTAG
- a CDS encoding DUF3515 domain-containing protein produces the protein MKRAPLAAALLGSMLLASCGSTLSVDDYPTESGTSVNCKALVADHPLTVAGQKNRLVRDGNAAAWGDPAIILRCGVEKPRELGPAARCDMINDVGWFTESTADGYLFTTIGREYFVSVEVPHDYDPEADALADLADFVARHDPVVQPCV, from the coding sequence GTGAAGCGCGCACCCCTGGCAGCAGCCCTGCTGGGCTCGATGCTGCTCGCGTCCTGCGGATCGACACTGTCGGTCGACGACTACCCGACCGAGAGCGGCACCTCGGTCAACTGCAAGGCCCTGGTGGCCGATCACCCGCTGACCGTGGCCGGACAGAAGAACCGACTCGTCCGTGACGGCAACGCTGCGGCATGGGGCGATCCCGCGATCATCCTGAGGTGCGGTGTCGAGAAGCCGCGCGAGCTCGGGCCGGCCGCTCGCTGCGACATGATCAACGACGTCGGTTGGTTCACGGAGTCGACCGCTGACGGCTACCTGTTCACCACGATCGGCCGGGAGTACTTCGTCAGCGTCGAGGTGCCGCACGACTACGACCCCGAGGCCGATGCCCTGGCCGACCTCGCAGACTTCGTCGCACGGCACGATCCCGTCGTCCAGCCCTGCGTGTGA
- a CDS encoding Lrp/AsnC ligand binding domain-containing protein — protein sequence MAVQAYILVQTEVGKAADVATAIAAIAGVTLAEDVTGPYDVIVRAEGPSVDELGALVVTQIQNVPGITRTLTCPIVRI from the coding sequence ATGGCTGTGCAGGCATACATCCTCGTCCAGACCGAGGTCGGCAAGGCCGCCGACGTCGCCACGGCCATCGCGGCCATCGCGGGCGTCACGCTCGCTGAGGACGTCACTGGTCCCTACGACGTCATCGTGCGGGCCGAGGGCCCCAGCGTCGACGAGCTGGGCGCGCTGGTCGTGACCCAGATCCAGAACGTTCCCGGTATCACCCGCACGCTGACCTGCCCCATCGTCCGTATCTGA
- a CDS encoding thiamine-phosphate kinase, producing MATTAGDEPTIGDVGEFGLIDQVRAQIGDNRYVLLGSGDDAAHISTNDGSYIVSTDLLIEGRHFRRDWSSAHDIGRKAAACNLSDLNAMGGVATALTLGFGAPADLPVSWVLEMVRGFEEECANVGAHIVGGDVTASDKIVLAVTAMGDVARPVLRSGALPGDVVAYAGTLGLAGAGYATLSRGFRSPKAAVEAHRVPHPPYAAGPQAAAAGATAMTDVSDGLLADLAHVADASGVSIDLESAAFDIPTPVATVSEALGADALSFMLTGGDDYALVATFSSQGPLPSGWTRIGTVADGRGVTVDGSTFDGPTGHQHFR from the coding sequence ATGGCGACCACAGCGGGGGACGAGCCCACGATCGGCGATGTCGGAGAGTTCGGACTGATCGACCAGGTCCGCGCCCAGATCGGCGACAACCGCTACGTTCTGCTCGGCTCGGGGGACGATGCGGCCCACATCTCGACCAATGACGGGTCGTACATCGTGTCGACCGATCTGCTGATCGAGGGCCGCCACTTTCGCCGCGACTGGTCCTCCGCGCACGACATCGGGCGCAAGGCCGCGGCATGCAACCTGTCGGACCTCAACGCGATGGGTGGGGTCGCGACAGCCCTGACCCTGGGGTTCGGCGCTCCGGCCGACCTGCCGGTGTCGTGGGTCCTGGAGATGGTCCGCGGCTTCGAGGAGGAGTGCGCCAACGTCGGCGCCCACATCGTCGGCGGTGATGTCACGGCCTCGGACAAGATCGTCCTGGCCGTCACCGCGATGGGTGATGTCGCGCGGCCCGTGCTGCGGTCTGGTGCACTCCCGGGTGATGTGGTCGCGTACGCCGGGACGCTCGGACTCGCGGGTGCTGGCTACGCGACGCTGAGCAGGGGGTTCCGTTCGCCGAAGGCCGCGGTCGAGGCGCATCGCGTGCCACACCCGCCGTACGCCGCCGGCCCGCAGGCAGCGGCGGCCGGCGCGACCGCGATGACCGATGTCAGCGACGGGCTGCTCGCGGACCTGGCGCACGTCGCCGATGCCAGCGGCGTGTCGATCGACCTCGAGTCTGCGGCCTTCGACATCCCGACTCCGGTGGCGACGGTCAGTGAGGCGCTCGGCGCCGACGCGCTCTCATTCATGCTGACCGGTGGCGACGACTACGCCCTCGTCGCGACCTTCAGTTCGCAGGGACCCCTGCCGAGCGGGTGGACCCGGATCGGCACGGTGGCGGATGGTCGCGGCGTGACGGTGGACGGATCGACGTTCGACGGCCCGACCGGGCACCAGCACTTCCGCTAG
- a CDS encoding GNAT family N-acetyltransferase yields MVTSPPGRLILRRLALTDEPDITAAVAEFEAERRSWSYRLHPDIGWPAYVDLVHGWEDGLGLPADFVANADLVADVDGVVVGRCSIRYELNDFLSTLGGHVGYAVRPQFRGRGYATEILRQAVLILRDRGVEHILVTCDDDNVASAKVIQANGGVLESVVPGLADIPKRRYWV; encoded by the coding sequence ATGGTGACATCACCGCCGGGCCGGCTCATCCTGCGCCGGCTCGCACTCACCGACGAGCCCGACATCACGGCGGCTGTCGCCGAGTTCGAGGCAGAGCGCCGCTCGTGGTCGTACCGACTTCATCCCGACATCGGCTGGCCGGCCTACGTCGATCTCGTGCACGGCTGGGAGGACGGCCTGGGGCTGCCGGCGGACTTCGTCGCCAACGCCGACCTGGTTGCCGACGTCGATGGTGTCGTCGTCGGACGGTGCTCCATCCGCTACGAGCTCAACGACTTCCTGAGCACCCTCGGCGGGCACGTCGGCTATGCCGTCCGTCCACAGTTCCGTGGTCGGGGCTACGCGACCGAGATCCTTCGGCAGGCCGTCCTGATCCTCCGGGACCGCGGTGTCGAGCACATCCTCGTGACGTGCGACGACGACAACGTCGCCTCAGCCAAGGTCATCCAGGCCAACGGCGGCGTCCTCGAGTCGGTTGTTCCGGGCCTGGCCGACATCCCCAAGCGGAGGTACTGGGTCTGA
- a CDS encoding amidase produces the protein MNNEMTTRVHAFGDDALGDLDAVGVAVAIAAGEISAREATEAAIARAERVNPALNAIQHPDFDRARSAADRPATGAFSGVPTFVKDNTDVAGLPTDQGSLAVNSRPAVANAPFTDQFLSAGLTVLGKSTMPEFGFNATTEYETLPPTRNPWNTGYSAGASSGGSAALVAAGVVPIAHANDGGGSIRIPAAACGLVGLKPTRDRVVPAVEAAKLPVDIVSNGVVTRTVRDTAHFLAATQAYLPAAGLRPLGLVEGPSDRRLRIGLIVDSVTGVPTDEDSRKAVLATSDLLGGLGHEVVEVELPVDQAFMADFKHYWGLLAFSTQHFGKKVMGPDFDKTLTDPLTRGLARKFIRQAWRTPGAIRGLKRSEQRYRAAFADVDLIMSPTLGFATPELGYLSPAVDFPVMFDRLIQYAAFTPLNNASGGPAISLPLGRSSADMPIGVHFSADHGDEQTLLEIAYELEAAQPFATIR, from the coding sequence GTGAACAACGAGATGACCACCCGTGTCCATGCCTTTGGCGATGATGCACTCGGCGACCTCGACGCTGTCGGGGTCGCCGTTGCCATTGCCGCGGGCGAGATCAGTGCGCGCGAAGCCACCGAGGCTGCGATAGCCCGTGCCGAGCGCGTCAACCCTGCGCTCAACGCGATCCAGCACCCTGATTTCGACCGCGCCCGCAGCGCTGCCGATCGGCCTGCGACGGGTGCCTTCTCGGGCGTACCAACGTTCGTCAAGGACAACACCGACGTCGCGGGCCTACCGACGGACCAGGGATCGCTCGCGGTCAACTCCCGGCCCGCCGTCGCGAACGCGCCGTTCACGGATCAATTCCTGTCGGCCGGCCTGACGGTGCTGGGCAAGTCGACGATGCCGGAGTTCGGCTTCAACGCCACGACCGAGTACGAGACTCTCCCCCCGACCCGCAACCCGTGGAACACGGGATACTCCGCCGGCGCGTCCTCAGGCGGCTCCGCAGCGCTGGTCGCGGCGGGAGTCGTGCCCATCGCGCATGCCAACGACGGGGGCGGCTCGATCCGCATCCCGGCCGCCGCCTGCGGACTCGTGGGGCTCAAGCCCACCCGCGACCGGGTCGTGCCGGCCGTCGAGGCCGCCAAGCTGCCGGTCGACATCGTCTCCAACGGCGTCGTGACTCGGACGGTTCGCGACACGGCGCACTTCCTCGCGGCGACCCAGGCGTACCTGCCGGCCGCTGGCCTGCGACCCCTTGGGCTGGTGGAGGGCCCGTCGGACCGCCGTCTGCGCATCGGGCTGATCGTCGACTCCGTCACCGGGGTCCCGACCGACGAAGACAGCCGCAAGGCCGTGCTCGCCACGTCCGATCTGCTCGGCGGGCTGGGCCACGAGGTCGTCGAGGTCGAGCTGCCGGTCGACCAGGCGTTCATGGCGGACTTCAAGCACTACTGGGGACTTCTGGCGTTCTCGACCCAGCACTTCGGCAAGAAGGTCATGGGTCCGGACTTCGACAAGACCCTGACGGACCCGCTGACCCGAGGACTGGCCCGCAAGTTCATCCGGCAGGCATGGCGGACACCCGGGGCGATCCGGGGCCTCAAGCGTTCGGAGCAGCGCTATCGCGCCGCATTCGCCGACGTCGACCTGATCATGTCCCCGACGCTGGGCTTCGCGACGCCCGAGCTCGGCTACCTGTCCCCCGCCGTCGACTTCCCCGTCATGTTCGACCGGCTGATCCAGTACGCCGCGTTCACCCCGCTCAACAACGCCTCAGGCGGCCCGGCCATCTCACTGCCGCTGGGCCGGTCATCGGCCGACATGCCGATCGGCGTGCACTTCTCGGCCGATCACGGTGACGAGCAGACGCTTCTGGAGATCGCGTACGAGCTCGAGGCGGCGCAGCCGTTCGCGACGATCCGCTGA
- the rpmB gene encoding 50S ribosomal protein L28, protein MAAVCDVCAKGPGFGHNVSHSHRRTKRRFDPNIQRVRAVINGTPQRVNVCTGCLKAGKVSR, encoded by the coding sequence GTGGCTGCGGTCTGTGATGTGTGCGCCAAGGGACCCGGCTTCGGCCACAACGTTTCCCACTCGCACCGACGCACGAAGCGTCGGTTCGATCCCAACATCCAGCGCGTTCGCGCTGTGATCAACGGGACCCCCCAGCGGGTCAACGTGTGCACCGGCTGCCTCAAGGCCGGCAAAGTCTCACGTTAG
- a CDS encoding DAK2 domain-containing protein produces MGLTLNSTAFRAWTQLCAGALASARAEIDALNVFPVPDSDTGTNAYLTFVSGADAVAATGADEPMSAVVKAYVDGLLTGAKGNTGVILSQLVRACFKDLDLEGGEITAADVARSFAAASDAAWAAVGAPVEGTILSVAKAAAHGATESAEAGVDGRTVFGKAARAAREALARTPQQMPLLARAGVVDAGGRALVVVLDATEQALTGRVPERASSHVPVPIVVAGDDLSADGPSYEVMYLLEADDDRIAELRAALMPLGDSLVVVGGERLWNVHVHVDDVGAAIEAGIGVGRPYRIAVTHFADQIARAPRSGRVVISATTGVGLTALCREAGAQTLEFTREHPLTIAEMSASLREAGADEVIVLPNNQRYVRQFEAAAQAARQDGVRVAVIPTYAQVQGLAALAVHDPGLAFDEVVVAMSSAAAHTQHGAVTVATEPGMTMVGPCEVGDVLGVVAGDFAVVGQDVLAVAYDVIDRILSPAGEMLTVVVGEGVEGGIEESISAHLRTLRPDVDLVVYDGGQENYPLFIAVE; encoded by the coding sequence ATGGGCCTCACCCTCAACTCCACGGCATTCCGGGCGTGGACCCAGCTGTGTGCTGGCGCTCTCGCCTCGGCACGCGCCGAGATCGACGCTCTCAACGTCTTCCCGGTCCCCGACAGCGACACCGGCACCAACGCCTACCTGACCTTCGTCTCCGGCGCCGATGCCGTCGCCGCGACTGGTGCCGACGAGCCGATGTCCGCCGTGGTCAAGGCGTACGTCGACGGGTTGCTGACCGGCGCCAAGGGCAACACCGGGGTGATCCTCTCGCAGCTCGTGCGGGCGTGCTTCAAGGATCTTGACCTCGAAGGTGGCGAGATCACCGCCGCCGACGTCGCCCGTTCGTTCGCGGCCGCCTCCGACGCCGCGTGGGCGGCCGTCGGCGCGCCCGTCGAGGGCACGATCCTGTCGGTAGCGAAGGCTGCTGCGCACGGTGCCACGGAGTCAGCCGAGGCCGGGGTCGACGGACGCACAGTCTTCGGCAAGGCCGCCCGTGCTGCCCGCGAGGCATTGGCCCGCACCCCGCAGCAGATGCCCCTGCTGGCTCGTGCCGGGGTCGTGGACGCCGGCGGGCGGGCCCTGGTCGTCGTCCTCGACGCCACCGAGCAGGCGCTGACCGGTCGGGTGCCCGAGCGGGCGAGCAGCCATGTCCCCGTGCCGATCGTGGTTGCCGGCGACGACCTCAGCGCGGACGGTCCGTCCTACGAAGTCATGTACCTCCTCGAGGCCGACGACGATCGCATCGCCGAGCTGCGCGCCGCCCTGATGCCACTGGGTGACTCCCTTGTCGTCGTGGGAGGAGAGAGGCTCTGGAACGTCCATGTCCACGTCGACGACGTCGGCGCGGCGATCGAGGCCGGCATCGGCGTCGGACGGCCCTACCGGATCGCGGTGACCCACTTCGCCGATCAGATCGCTCGGGCCCCGCGTTCGGGTCGCGTCGTGATCTCCGCAACGACCGGAGTCGGCCTCACGGCGCTGTGCCGGGAGGCGGGCGCACAGACCCTGGAGTTCACCCGCGAGCATCCGCTGACGATCGCCGAGATGAGCGCCTCGCTGCGTGAGGCGGGCGCTGACGAGGTCATCGTGCTGCCCAACAATCAGCGCTACGTCCGGCAGTTCGAGGCCGCCGCCCAGGCCGCCCGCCAGGACGGTGTGCGGGTCGCGGTCATCCCCACCTACGCGCAGGTCCAGGGGCTCGCGGCGCTCGCGGTGCACGATCCGGGCCTGGCCTTCGACGAGGTCGTCGTGGCGATGTCGAGCGCCGCTGCGCACACCCAGCACGGTGCGGTGACGGTCGCGACCGAGCCGGGCATGACGATGGTCGGGCCGTGCGAGGTCGGTGACGTCCTGGGCGTCGTGGCCGGTGACTTCGCGGTCGTGGGCCAGGACGTTCTCGCGGTCGCGTACGACGTCATCGACCGCATCCTGTCCCCGGCCGGTGAGATGCTGACCGTCGTGGTGGGTGAGGGCGTGGAGGGCGGCATCGAGGAGTCGATCTCGGCCCACCTCCGTACGCTGCGCCCCGACGTCGACCTCGTGGTCTACGACGGGGGCCAGGAGAACTATCCGCTGTTCATCGCGGTCGAGTGA